DNA sequence from the Cupriavidus sp. WKF15 genome:
GCGGTGGCCATCCTAGTGACGCCGCTGCTCGTGCTGGTCGGCACTTCCATCGCGGTGATGACGGAAGCGGGCAGGGCGGGCGTGTTCAACCCGGGCACGCACGGCTTCTCCGAGATCCTCTATGCGCTGTCCTCGGCGGCCAACAACAACGGCAGCGCCTTTGCCGGCCTGTCCGCCAACACGCCGTTCTACAACACCCTGCTGGCGGCCGCCATGTGGTTCGGACGCTTCTGGATCATCATCCCGGTCCTCGCGCTGGCCGGCTCGCTGGCGGCGAAAAAGCGGCTGCCGGTTACGGGCGGCACCATGCCTACTCACGGCGCGCTGTTCGTGGTGCTGCTGGTCGGCTCGGTGCTGCTGGTCGGCGCACTGACCTATGTCCCGGCTCTGGCGCTGGGCCCCGTTGCCGAGCAGCTGCAGGGCGCGGTGACGGCGATTGCCAAGTAAGCGTATTGCGGAGAAACGCATGCAACAAGAATCCATGGCGACGCGCAGCAAGGCTGGCGGCGCTGCATCCAGAACCGATGCATCGACGGCGAATGCCGCCACGACGTCGGGCGGTGCGCCCCGTGCGCATGAGCACCACCATCGCTCGCCACGCAGCGGCATGTTCGCGCCCGAACTCGTCAAGCCGGCCCTGCTGGCCGCGCTGAAGAAGCTGTCACCACGCGAGCAGGTACGCAATCCGGTGATGTTTGTGGTGTACGTGGGTAGCATCCTCACTTCCATCCTGTTCCTCAAGGCCCTGGCTGCGCCCAAGGCTGCAGGCGGAGAGAGCGCCGGCTTCATCCTGGCCGTTTCGGTCTGGCTGTGGTTCACGGTGCTGTTCGCCAACTTTGCCGAAGCGCTCGCGGAAGGCCGCAGCAAGCAGCAGGCGGAATCGCTGCGGGGACTGAAGACGACCGCCACGGCGCGCGTGCTGCTCGACGGCAGGCGCGGTGGCGCGACGGAAACGCGGGCGGCCACCACCCTGCGGCGCGGCGATATCGTGCTGGCCCAGGCCGGTGACATGATCCCCGGCGACGGCGAAGTCATCGAAGGCGTGGCGTCGGTCGACGAGAGCGCGATCACGGGCGAATCCGCACCGGTGATCCGCGAATCGGGTGGCGACTTTTCGTCGGTCACCGGCGGCACGCGCGTGCTGTCGGACTGGATCGTGATACGCATCACCACCAATCCGGGCGAAAGCTTCATCGACCGCATGATCAGCATGGTCGAGGGCGCCAAGCGGCAGAAGACGCCCAATGAGCTGGCGCTGACGATCCTGCTGGTGGGCCTGACCATCGTGCTGCTGCTGGCGACCGCCACGCTGCTGCCGTTCTCGCTCTACAGCGTGCTCGTCACCAAGGCCGGGCTTCCGGTGACCATCACGGTGCTGGTGGCGCTGCTGGTGTGCCTGATCCCGACCACCATCGGCGGACTGCTGTCGGCCATCGGCGTGGCTGGCATGAGCCGCATGATGGAGGCGAACGTCATTGCCACCTCGGGCCGCGCGGTGGAAGCCGCGGGCGACGTGGATGTGCTGCTGCTCGACAAGACCGGCACCATCACCCACGGCAACCGCCAGGCCTCGCGCTTCGTGCCCGCGCCGGGCATTCCGGCCCAGCAGCTCGCACAGGCGGCATGGCTGTCGTCGCTGGCCGACGAGACGCCCGAAGGGCGCAGCATCGTGACGCTGGCGCGCCAGCAGCAGGGTGTCGCGGCACCGGACATGGCGGCGCTGCGGCCGGTGTTCATCCCGTTCACGGCGCAGACGCGCATGAGCGGCGTGGACCTGCGCAACGGCGAAGGCGAGCGCATCGTGCGCAAGGGTGCGGCCGATGCGGTGCGGCGCTTCGTGGCCGAACGCGCCGGCAAGTTTCCCGAGGCCGTGATGCAGGCGGTGGATGACGTGGCCCGTGCGGGCAGCACGCCGCTGGTGGTGGCGGAGGAAGCCGACGGCAGCGTGCGCGTGCTCGGCGTGGTGGAACTCAAGGACATCGTCAAGACCGGTATCCGCGAGCGCTTCACGGAGCTGCGCAAGATGGGCATCAAGACCGTGATGATCACCGGCGACAACCGGCTCACCGCGGCGACCATCGCGGCCGAAGCCGGCGTCGATGACTTCCTGGCCGAAGCGACGCCGGAAGCCAAGCTCAAGCTGATTCGCCAGTTCCAGGGCGAGGGCCGCCTCGTGGCGATGACTGGCGACGGCACCAACGATGCGCCGGCGCTGGCCCAGGCCGATGTCGCGGTGGCGATGAACAGTGGCACGCAGGCGGCGAAAGAGGCCGGCAACATGGTCGACCTGGACAGCAACCCGACCAAGCTCATCGAGA
Encoded proteins:
- the kdpB gene encoding potassium-transporting ATPase subunit KdpB gives rise to the protein MQQESMATRSKAGGAASRTDASTANAATTSGGAPRAHEHHHRSPRSGMFAPELVKPALLAALKKLSPREQVRNPVMFVVYVGSILTSILFLKALAAPKAAGGESAGFILAVSVWLWFTVLFANFAEALAEGRSKQQAESLRGLKTTATARVLLDGRRGGATETRAATTLRRGDIVLAQAGDMIPGDGEVIEGVASVDESAITGESAPVIRESGGDFSSVTGGTRVLSDWIVIRITTNPGESFIDRMISMVEGAKRQKTPNELALTILLVGLTIVLLLATATLLPFSLYSVLVTKAGLPVTITVLVALLVCLIPTTIGGLLSAIGVAGMSRMMEANVIATSGRAVEAAGDVDVLLLDKTGTITHGNRQASRFVPAPGIPAQQLAQAAWLSSLADETPEGRSIVTLARQQQGVAAPDMAALRPVFIPFTAQTRMSGVDLRNGEGERIVRKGAADAVRRFVAERAGKFPEAVMQAVDDVARAGSTPLVVAEEADGSVRVLGVVELKDIVKTGIRERFTELRKMGIKTVMITGDNRLTAATIAAEAGVDDFLAEATPEAKLKLIRQFQGEGRLVAMTGDGTNDAPALAQADVAVAMNSGTQAAKEAGNMVDLDSNPTKLIEIVEIGKQMLMTRGSLTTFSVANDVAKYFAIIPAAFATTYPQLNLLNVMGLSTPASAIMSAVIFNALIIVALIPLALKGVAYRPLGAAVLLRRNLLVYGLGGILVPFAGIKLIDMALALLGWV